A DNA window from Betta splendens chromosome 6, fBetSpl5.4, whole genome shotgun sequence contains the following coding sequences:
- the cetp gene encoding cholesteryl ester transfer protein, translating to MFRDASPGLLLVLLSVLGLSHGCLPEPPSAYRFTGIVCRLTYPAAVVLNEKTTKVIEAAFQHTRYPSVKGEKSILFIGKVIYGLDNLEIHNLSIGQSVFELHPGEGIALKIHNVSAVFKGTIQYGYGSWIVNLAHSIDFEIESQIDLGINPKLYCGASKVAADTSDCYLNFHKLHLHLQGDREPNWLKKLFTDFITFTVKLVVKGQICKEINKVANILADFIQDTAKEYLRIGGISVDIGITTVPVITANYIESYHKGLMSYNNTVSFISDSSFHPSHLTENRMLYFWVSDQVFNPMLTAAHQDGMLAINISGPELTDLFKKNLSSDMPVFIRKCLLESTSPTLRVWSSRVPSLNTSTLGTRVRAEASGELDCGDGGTLFFKTNVVVDVTASYAEKKLFLHGNRSQVVVLHAELPSQNVLLSDEQLEFIMEAIKEIGIPKGLSVLEVELTKVLDKQGTYLFDIFNPEVLPQDGFVIIQMDFGFPHHLLVEFLKKTLQ from the exons ATGTTTCGTGATGCGTCTCCTGGACTGTTGCTGgtgctcctctctgtgctcgGGCTGTCTCATGGCTGCCTGCCCGAGCCTCCTTCAGCCTACAGATTCACAGGCATCGTGTGCCGGCTCACCTACCCCGCTGCAGTTGTGC TGAATGAGAAAACCACAAAAGTGATAGAGGCAGCATTCCAACATACCAGATACCCAAGTGTTAAGGGAGAAAAGTCTATACTCTTTATAGGCAAAGTCATATATGGCCTAGACAA TTTGGAGATTCATAATCTGTCGATTGGACAGAGCGTGTTTGAGCTGCATCCAGGTGAAGGCATCGCCTTGAAAATACACAATGTATCTGCAGTCTTCAAGGGGACCATCCAGTACGGATATGGCAGCTGGAT TGTCAACCTTGCACATTCGATTGACTTTGAGATTGAGTCTCAAATTGATCTTGGAATCAACCCAAAACTTT ACTGTGGTGCAAGTAAGGTAGCGGCAGACACATCTGACTGTTACCTGAACTTTCACAAGCTGCATCTACATTTGCAGGGGGACAGAGA ACCAAACTGGCTGAAGAAGCTCTTCACTGACTTCATCACTTTCACCGTTAAGCTGGTCGTCAAAGGACAG ATTTGTAAGGAGATCAACAAGGTGGCAAATATACTGGCAGATTTCATACAAGACACAgcaa aGGAATATCTCAGAATTGGAGGCATCAGTGTGGATATTGGTATAACCACTGTTCCTGTCATCACTGCCAATTACATAGAATCATACCATAAG GGCCTGATGAGCTACAACAACACTGTTTCTTTCATTAGTGATTCAAGTTTCCATCCCAGTCatctgacagagaacaggatgCTCTACTTCTGGGTGTCAG ACCAGGTTTTTAACCCTATGCTCACTGCTGCCCACCAAGACGGAATGCTTGCAATCAATATATCCGGACCAGAGCTTACT GACCTTTTCAAGAAGAACCTTTCCAGTGATATGCCCGTGTTTATCAGAAAG TGTCTATTGGAGTCAACCTCCCCCACACTGAGAGTGTGGAGTTCACGTGTGCCCTCCTTAAACACCTCCACGCTGGGTACCAGAGTGCGGGCGGAGGCCAGCGGAGAGCTTGACTGTGGAGATGGTGGCACACTCTTCTTTAAAACG AATGTGGTCGTGGATGTCACTGCCTCCTACGCCGAAAAGAAACTGTTTCTGCACGGCAACAGGTCACA GGTTGTTGTGTTGCACGCTGAGCTGCCCTCACAAAACGTGTTG TTGAGTGATGAGCAGCTAGAGTTCATAATGGAAGCCATAAAGGAGATTGGCATTCCTAAGGGCCTGTCtg TTCTTGAAGTTGAGCTGACAAAGGTGTTGGACAAGCAGGGAACCTACTTGTTTGACATCTTTAACCCTGAAGTCTTGCCTCAGGAT GGCTTTGTGATAATTCAAATGGATTTTGGTTTCCCTCATCACCTCCTGGTGGAGTTCCTCAAAAAGACATTACAGTAA